The following are encoded together in the Campylobacter devanensis genome:
- a CDS encoding RNA polymerase factor sigma-54, producing the protein MKLSQKLTAKTKLNQTLRSWLPILQVASDELKETLEPFIEKNPFVQLEPNPKSRSLNFYSDIYKTSISDTIESSIIYKESLYEKLSSQIDDKLFPSKKSKEIANLIIECINSEGYFEWDDGIFIGFSKDEVERVRARFAYLEPVGVGAVDYKESFIFQLDELCDNDEIYELCVEIIQNFENISKFTKRKNYEAAMSLLKKFKNPPAIEYMDNEMLVIPDIFVYDSDGGIEVAINDEFYPNIHIDIEGIDEKSEFVSSKIKEAKDLIDALEMRKSTLHKIGLMIIEYQYDYFFGGDIKPMKLKDIAEDLGRNPSTISRAIQNKYLSSKRGIVPLKNFFAAAAAEEVSNAAIKEFLLNLIKNENRAKPLSDEAILAKIEDEFNIKLVRRTITKYRKMLNIASSSERKKLYAIQG; encoded by the coding sequence ATGAAACTCTCTCAAAAGCTCACTGCAAAAACTAAATTAAATCAGACTCTACGTAGCTGGTTGCCAATTTTACAGGTTGCTAGTGATGAGTTAAAGGAGACTTTAGAACCATTTATCGAGAAAAATCCATTTGTACAGCTTGAGCCAAACCCAAAAAGTAGATCGTTAAATTTCTACAGCGATATCTATAAAACAAGTATTAGCGATACTATAGAATCTAGTATCATTTATAAAGAGAGCTTGTATGAAAAGCTAAGTTCGCAAATTGATGATAAATTATTTCCATCTAAAAAATCCAAAGAGATTGCAAATTTGATTATAGAGTGTATTAATAGTGAAGGTTATTTTGAGTGGGATGATGGAATTTTTATAGGATTTAGTAAAGATGAAGTTGAGCGAGTTCGTGCTAGATTTGCCTATTTAGAGCCTGTTGGGGTGGGGGCCGTAGATTATAAAGAGAGTTTTATATTTCAACTTGATGAGCTTTGCGATAATGATGAGATTTATGAGCTTTGTGTTGAAATTATTCAAAATTTTGAAAATATAAGCAAATTTACAAAGCGTAAAAATTATGAAGCTGCTATGAGCTTACTAAAGAAATTTAAAAATCCTCCAGCAATTGAGTATATGGATAATGAGATGTTGGTAATACCTGATATATTTGTCTATGATAGTGATGGCGGGATTGAAGTAGCTATAAATGATGAATTTTATCCAAATATTCATATAGATATTGAAGGTATAGATGAAAAAAGTGAATTCGTCTCAAGTAAAATAAAAGAGGCAAAAGATCTAATTGATGCTTTAGAGATGCGTAAATCCACACTTCATAAAATTGGCTTAATGATAATAGAGTATCAATACGACTACTTTTTTGGTGGCGATATAAAGCCGATGAAATTAAAAGATATTGCTGAGGATTTAGGTAGAAATCCATCTACAATTAGCCGTGCGATCCAAAATAAATATCTAAGCTCAAAGCGTGGAATCGTCCCGCTTAAAAACTTCTTTGCCGCAGCCGCTGCCGAGGAGGTTTCAAATGCTGCTATTAAGGAGTTTTTATTAAATTTAATTAAAAATGAAAATAGGGCTAAGCCACTTAGTGATGAGGCGATTTTGGCTAAGATTGAAGATGAATTTAATATCAAGCTAGTTAGAAGAACAATAACCAAATATCGCAAAATGCTAAATATCGCTAGCTCAAGCGAACGCAAAAAATTATACGCAATTCAAGGATAA
- the aroB gene encoding 3-dehydroquinate synthase, giving the protein MQIDINLDKNSYKVYIDELSKLKFKGKVAIITNSKVGGLYLNDILSIVEADEKYVITIADGEEYKNLATIEDILEQLFVSRLDRSSTIIALGGGVISDMSGFTASIYERGIDFIAIPTTLLAQVDASVGGKTGVNNKFGKNLIGSFYQPKAVYCESRFLKSLPKREFAAGIAEAIKMAIMFDREFFEFFESCDINNQDDLTKIIKRCVELKAMVVSQDEREKGLRAVLNYGHTFAHVIENELNYKGLLHGEAVAIGMNMANRLAVNLGLLSVKEFDRIENLLIKFDLPTKYKIKDENAFYNAFSLDKKSENSVIKFILPNGIGKNLIKSDISKERVLEVLGLFK; this is encoded by the coding sequence ATGCAAATTGATATAAATTTAGATAAAAATAGCTACAAAGTATATATAGATGAGCTTTCTAAGCTTAAATTCAAAGGCAAAGTCGCAATCATCACAAATTCCAAAGTTGGTGGATTATACCTAAATGATATCTTATCAATAGTTGAAGCTGATGAAAAGTATGTAATCACCATAGCAGATGGAGAAGAGTATAAAAATTTAGCTACAATCGAAGATATTTTAGAACAGCTTTTTGTAAGTAGATTGGATCGCTCTAGCACTATAATTGCTCTTGGTGGTGGGGTGATTAGCGATATGAGCGGATTTACGGCTAGTATTTATGAGCGTGGGATTGACTTTATTGCTATCCCTACTACTCTTTTGGCTCAAGTTGATGCTAGTGTGGGTGGCAAAACTGGGGTAAATAATAAATTTGGTAAAAATCTAATCGGTAGTTTTTATCAACCTAAGGCAGTCTATTGTGAGAGTAGATTTTTAAAGAGTTTGCCTAAGCGTGAGTTTGCCGCTGGGATCGCTGAGGCGATTAAGATGGCTATTATGTTTGATAGGGAGTTTTTTGAATTTTTTGAGAGTTGTGATATAAATAATCAAGATGATTTAACCAAAATTATCAAACGATGCGTTGAGTTAAAAGCTATGGTAGTTAGCCAAGATGAGCGTGAAAAGGGGCTTAGAGCGGTGTTAAATTATGGGCATACCTTTGCTCATGTGATAGAAAACGAGCTAAATTACAAGGGGCTTTTACACGGTGAAGCGGTGGCTATAGGGATGAATATGGCAAATAGATTAGCGGTAAATTTAGGGCTTTTAAGTGTTAAGGAATTTGATAGGATAGAGAATTTATTAATCAAATTTGATCTACCAACAAAGTATAAAATCAAAGATGAAAACGCATTTTATAACGCATTTAGTCTAGATAAGAAGAGTGAAAATAGCGTGATTAAATTTATCCTACCTAATGGAATTGGCAAAAATCTTATAAAAAGTGATATTTCTAAAGAGCGAGTATTAGAAGTTTTAGGGCTATTTAAATGA
- a CDS encoding mechanosensitive ion channel family protein, which yields MSKIIKILLFLALSLMAEESQISILNENINRLDATLKGNIWLIKYANYNTYQNLLLELEQAQNQLKNGKFEQNKDELNSRVSSLKEQIELLKEYEKSPFQSMLAVPDVEEEYKITNPIAIIGGFSYIKRLKGQKSEYYSRLAQLEVAVDILSKKQNLLQELYDLNKTAANYANLVEINRTLSEFNIAKEIATTTFGVYQTRLDETISRATDSLTSQIKETLTIFFTIIIVILIGFLLKFTAKKYVIDNQKFYTINKFINVINFTIIIFILLFAYIENVSYMVTILGFASAGLAIAMKDMFMSLLGWSVIIFGGTFHVGDRIRVRYQNGDYVGDIIDISLLRMTIYEDITLTTYKVNRRSGRIIFIPNNYIFTELIANYTHSGMKTVWDGIDIMLSYDSNHKKAMHIIKNIARKYSKGYTDIAKQQMNKLRDQYNIKNTNVEPRIFSFFEPYGINISVWYMNNSYGTLALRSTISAEIIEALNAENDIKIAYPTQTLFMGRHTGKIDQQLELDKENLD from the coding sequence ATGAGTAAAATTATAAAAATTTTGCTATTTTTGGCTCTCTCTTTAATGGCTGAGGAGAGTCAAATTTCGATACTAAATGAGAATATAAATAGATTAGACGCAACTTTAAAAGGCAATATCTGGCTGATAAAATATGCCAATTACAACACATATCAAAATCTTCTTTTGGAGTTAGAACAGGCTCAAAATCAATTAAAAAATGGTAAATTTGAACAAAATAAAGATGAATTAAATAGCAGAGTTTCAAGCTTAAAAGAGCAGATTGAGTTATTAAAAGAGTATGAAAAATCTCCATTTCAAAGTATGCTAGCTGTGCCAGATGTAGAAGAGGAGTACAAAATCACAAATCCGATTGCTATAATCGGTGGATTTTCATATATTAAGCGTTTAAAAGGACAAAAAAGTGAGTATTATAGTCGCTTAGCTCAGCTTGAAGTAGCTGTAGATATTCTTAGCAAGAAGCAAAATTTGCTTCAAGAGCTATATGATTTAAATAAAACAGCAGCAAATTACGCAAATTTAGTTGAGATTAATAGAACTTTAAGTGAATTTAATATCGCCAAAGAGATTGCCACAACAACATTTGGAGTATATCAGACTAGATTAGATGAGACAATTAGCCGTGCTACTGATAGCCTAACTTCACAGATCAAAGAGACATTAACTATATTTTTTACTATTATTATTGTGATTTTGATTGGATTTTTACTTAAATTTACAGCCAAAAAATATGTAATTGATAATCAAAAATTCTACACTATAAATAAATTTATAAATGTTATAAACTTTACTATCATAATATTTATTTTGCTCTTTGCATATATAGAAAATGTTAGCTATATGGTTACGATTCTTGGTTTTGCCTCTGCTGGTTTAGCAATTGCTATGAAAGATATGTTTATGAGTTTACTTGGGTGGAGTGTGATTATATTTGGTGGGACATTTCATGTGGGTGATAGAATTCGTGTAAGATATCAAAATGGAGATTATGTAGGTGATATTATAGATATTAGCTTACTTAGAATGACAATTTATGAAGACATTACACTAACGACATATAAAGTAAATCGCAGAAGCGGCAGGATTATATTTATACCAAATAACTATATATTTACAGAGTTAATAGCTAATTATACTCATAGCGGTATGAAAACCGTATGGGATGGGATTGATATAATGCTAAGTTATGATAGTAATCACAAAAAAGCGATGCATATAATTAAAAATATTGCAAGAAAGTATTCAAAAGGTTATACTGATATAGCTAAGCAGCAGATGAATAAATTACGAGATCAGTATAATATCAAAAATACAAATGTTGAACCTAGGATATTTAGTTTTTTTGAGCCTTATGGGATTAATATTAGTGTTTGGTATATGAATAACTCATATGGCACACTAGCCCTTAGAAGCACTATTAGCGCCGAGATTATAGAGGCATTAAATGCTGAAAATGATATCAAAATCGCTTATCCGACTCAGACGCTATTTATGGGAAGACATACTGGTAAAATCGATCAACAATTAGAATTAGATAAGGAAAATTTAGATTGA
- the mtaB gene encoding tRNA (N(6)-L-threonylcarbamoyladenosine(37)-C(2))-methylthiotransferase MtaB → MKVYFKTFGCRTNIYDTELLKSYVKNYEIVNDDNIADIIVVNSCTVTNGADSGVRNYINSMRNSGKKVILTGCGAVSKGDELFKSSAIFGVLGASNKSKIDEMLGKSEPFYELGDLNFIDKNIVSNYENHTKAFIKIQEGCDFACSYCIIPSVRGFSRSIDEDIILKEAKILASNGYSEIVLTGTNIGSYGKGIGTSLGRLVAHLGKINGIKRIRLGSIEPSQIDESFREILHEPWLERHLHIALQHTSQQMLTIMNRRNRALRDLDLFCELSSMGFALGTDFIVGHPGETPQIWNEAIENFNKFPLTHIHAFIFSPRNGTKSATMPMDVDSQIAKERLKTLQNIVAQNNLKFRQNNADRPLDVLVEKQSNGDIYEGWDQYYNKIKIKSSKNIAKEWIHITDYEIMQESNYAQI, encoded by the coding sequence TTGAAAGTATATTTTAAAACATTTGGATGTAGGACAAATATCTATGATACTGAGCTTTTAAAAAGTTATGTAAAAAATTATGAAATAGTTAATGATGATAATATCGCTGATATTATAGTGGTAAATTCATGTACTGTTACAAATGGTGCAGATAGCGGAGTAAGAAACTATATAAACAGTATGCGTAATAGCGGCAAAAAAGTAATCTTAACTGGTTGTGGAGCAGTTAGCAAAGGTGATGAATTATTTAAAAGTTCAGCTATTTTTGGAGTTCTTGGTGCTAGCAATAAGAGTAAAATTGATGAAATGTTAGGCAAGAGTGAGCCGTTTTATGAGCTAGGAGATCTAAATTTCATCGATAAAAATATAGTAAGTAACTATGAAAATCACACCAAAGCTTTTATTAAAATTCAAGAAGGATGCGATTTTGCCTGTAGCTACTGTATTATTCCAAGTGTTAGGGGATTTAGTAGAAGTATAGATGAGGATATAATATTAAAAGAGGCTAAAATTTTAGCAAGTAATGGCTATAGCGAGATAGTATTAACTGGTACTAATATCGGTAGCTACGGCAAAGGTATTGGAACTAGTCTTGGCAGATTAGTAGCGCATTTGGGTAAAATTAATGGAATTAAGCGAATTCGTCTTGGAAGTATTGAACCAAGTCAGATTGATGAGAGTTTTAGAGAAATTTTACATGAGCCATGGTTAGAGAGGCATCTGCATATAGCACTTCAGCATACCAGTCAACAGATGCTTACTATAATGAATAGAAGAAATAGAGCCTTAAGAGATTTAGATCTATTTTGTGAGCTAAGCTCAATGGGGTTTGCGTTAGGAACTGATTTTATCGTAGGGCATCCAGGTGAAACGCCGCAAATATGGAATGAAGCTATAGAGAATTTTAATAAATTTCCATTAACGCATATTCATGCCTTTATCTTTAGCCCACGCAATGGCACCAAATCAGCCACAATGCCTATGGATGTTGATTCTCAAATTGCTAAAGAGCGGCTAAAAACGCTTCAAAATATCGTAGCACAAAATAATCTAAAATTTAGACAAAACAATGCCGATAGACCGCTAGATGTGTTAGTAGAGAAACAATCAAATGGAGATATCTATGAGGGTTGGGATCAATATTATAATAAAATCAAAATTAAAAGTTCTAAAAATATAGCAAAAGAGTGGATACATATAACAGATTATGAAATTATGCAGGAATCTAATTATGCTCAAATTTAG
- a CDS encoding AAA family ATPase, which yields MLKFSQIKLPKFNKKSAIIAASIVLVLLFVIAIFRSMPSKITLLEYDNFLQAGAIQNAIIDGDSVIIKALNRSYIIPKEMISLSELGQRVAVESSGDGGLIWVILILMLLAVVAFVVIKFTPLIKVAKKPQEKSESANLLESVSNQITPVVSDISFNDVAGIKDVKSELIEIVDFLKNPTKYSNLGIKMPKGVLMVGPPGVGKTLIAKAVAGEANVPFFYQSGANFVQIYAGMGAKRVRELFSMAKTYAPSIIFIDEIDAVGKARGGNRSDEREATLNQLLTEMDGFLSSSGVVVIAATNKIEMMDEALLRSGRFDRRIFVGMPDISDRNDILSIYLQGKRHSVDIGFVARSTTGFSGAALATLVNEAAINALRNGREIINNDDFKAVENRVIDGKKHLHSLSQNEKQIQAIYQSAKALMAEFCGINFNQISLLNDKFGASDTFLSSKSDLLGLIKVHLAGICAMNLITGELYTNSKNDIKIAKNIARELVMEYGMGDRIMPSDDETRELLERIRSEVNGLIDKMRSEIDALAKFLLENELASRADVIMIIQRINNG from the coding sequence ATGCTCAAATTTAGCCAAATAAAGCTACCTAAATTTAATAAAAAATCAGCCATAATCGCAGCTAGTATTGTTTTAGTATTGCTATTTGTAATTGCTATTTTTCGCTCGATGCCTAGTAAAATTACCCTATTAGAGTATGATAATTTTTTGCAAGCTGGAGCTATTCAAAATGCTATAATAGATGGCGATAGTGTGATAATTAAAGCATTAAATAGAAGTTATATAATTCCAAAAGAGATGATAAGCTTAAGCGAGTTAGGTCAAAGGGTCGCAGTAGAGAGTAGTGGTGATGGTGGCTTGATTTGGGTAATTTTGATTTTAATGCTTTTAGCTGTAGTGGCATTTGTGGTTATTAAATTTACACCACTTATTAAGGTGGCAAAAAAACCACAAGAAAAAAGTGAGTCAGCCAATCTACTTGAGAGTGTATCTAATCAGATAACTCCAGTAGTCTCAGATATCTCATTTAACGATGTTGCAGGGATTAAAGATGTAAAAAGTGAGCTAATTGAGATAGTAGATTTTTTAAAAAATCCAACTAAATATTCAAATTTAGGCATTAAAATGCCAAAAGGCGTGCTAATGGTAGGCCCTCCAGGTGTTGGCAAAACACTAATAGCCAAAGCAGTAGCTGGAGAGGCAAATGTGCCATTTTTTTACCAAAGTGGAGCAAATTTTGTCCAAATTTATGCTGGTATGGGGGCAAAGCGTGTCAGAGAGCTTTTTAGTATGGCTAAAACATATGCACCAAGTATAATCTTTATTGATGAGATTGATGCAGTAGGCAAAGCTCGTGGCGGCAATAGAAGCGATGAGAGAGAGGCTACACTAAATCAGCTCTTAACTGAAATGGATGGGTTTTTAAGCAGTAGCGGTGTAGTTGTAATAGCAGCAACTAATAAGATTGAGATGATGGACGAAGCTTTATTGCGTAGTGGAAGATTTGATAGGCGTATATTTGTAGGAATGCCTGATATTAGCGATAGAAATGATATACTTAGTATATATTTGCAAGGCAAAAGACACTCAGTAGATATTGGTTTTGTAGCTAGAAGTACAACTGGATTTAGCGGAGCAGCACTTGCAACACTAGTAAATGAAGCAGCCATAAATGCATTAAGAAATGGCAGAGAGATTATAAATAATGATGACTTCAAGGCAGTGGAAAATAGGGTAATTGATGGTAAAAAACACCTTCATAGTCTAAGTCAAAACGAAAAGCAAATCCAAGCTATTTATCAATCAGCTAAGGCGCTAATGGCTGAGTTTTGCGGTATTAATTTTAATCAAATTTCACTTTTAAATGATAAATTTGGTGCTAGCGATACATTTTTAAGCTCAAAAAGTGATCTTTTGGGGCTTATTAAAGTTCATTTAGCTGGTATTTGTGCGATGAATTTAATCACTGGTGAACTATATACTAATTCTAAAAATGATATAAAAATAGCTAAAAATATCGCTAGGGAACTAGTAATGGAGTATGGAATGGGGGATAGGATTATGCCTAGTGATGATGAGACTAGAGAGCTTTTAGAACGAATTCGCAGCGAAGTAAATGGACTAATAGATAAGATGAGATCTGAGATAGATGCCTTGGCTAAATTTTTACTAGAGAATGAATTAGCAAGTAGAGCTGATGTAATAATGATAATACAAAGGATAAATAATGGCTAA
- the mog gene encoding molybdopterin adenylyltransferase, translated as MMAKIGVLTLSDRASAGVYADESGVAIQNILKEWVISDLEFIYRVIPDDYELIVNSLEQMCEQGCDIVFTTGGTGPAPRDVTPEATEAVCEKMLPGFGELMRSSSLKYVPTAILSRQTAGIKDQSLIINLPGQPKAIKECLEPIFPAIPYCLDLIGAAYIECDENIIKVFRPKKK; from the coding sequence ATAATGGCTAAAATAGGAGTATTAACACTAAGCGATAGAGCAAGTGCTGGAGTCTATGCAGATGAGAGCGGTGTGGCGATTCAAAATATACTAAAAGAGTGGGTAATAAGCGATTTAGAGTTTATTTATAGGGTTATACCTGATGATTATGAGTTAATAGTAAATAGTCTAGAACAAATGTGTGAGCAAGGTTGTGATATAGTATTTACTACTGGCGGGACAGGGCCAGCACCTAGAGATGTAACACCTGAAGCAACTGAGGCTGTATGTGAGAAAATGCTACCAGGATTTGGTGAATTAATGCGAAGTAGTAGTTTAAAGTATGTTCCTACAGCTATTTTATCTCGCCAAACAGCCGGCATTAAAGACCAGAGCTTAATAATTAATCTACCAGGTCAGCCAAAAGCGATTAAAGAGTGTTTGGAACCTATTTTCCCAGCAATTCCATATTGTCTAGACCTAATTGGTGCGGCTTATATTGAGTGCGATGAGAATATTATAAAAGTATTTAGACCAAAGAAGAAGTAG
- a CDS encoding DUF262 domain-containing protein, with product MAEMRAERKSIFEYLSKNKFLIPMYQRNYVWSEDECEQLWEDVYNFFENKEEDEEYFLGSVVIYKENGKQNIIDGQQRTTTLCLFIRALYEKARGQNGIDKLKDNLASCLWDINSLTGNINFDEAHFKSEVATDLDNQSLENIFKDNLIIDKESKKLSLYEKNFILFQNKIDELAKDKPTEWFNFCLCLLQNCVILPIECDGRDKALRIFNTLNNRGVSLSPADIFKGLIFTNKNDKDRMEFAKEWKALENQIQNSSYLKKEDISFLFTQYEHIIRAQYSEVDTVIPGVLEFWTKKDKENSKNKKANFAANEDLLNKEETFEFIKQLGEFWCNPYNYLNPQAQKYFAILNAFQNRLWQMVVSVCFYEYKKNKNSDIFDIILPQLVAYNALGLIYGKGGSSGLFWGLMKANVNIIRENKRTNIFEPSINLPDLKIPSLENFIDFSKKARPQQIRYILALYAIMYNQNQVMEWNKDNKNYSLVKAEIEHIFPRNWQNTNYNGWDEKEAQEYLEQIGNKMFLEKKLNIQAGNGYFNKKKEIYKDSYFIEARDLSASSQKDWLKCDIEKRNKQIYDAFSKFFTSVF from the coding sequence ATGGCAGAAATGAGAGCGGAAAGAAAGAGTATATTTGAGTATCTATCAAAAAATAAATTTTTAATCCCTATGTATCAAAGAAATTATGTCTGGAGCGAAGATGAGTGTGAACAGTTATGGGAAGATGTTTATAATTTCTTTGAAAATAAAGAAGAAGATGAGGAATATTTTTTAGGTTCTGTGGTGATTTATAAGGAAAATGGCAAACAAAACATTATTGATGGACAACAAAGAACTACAACTTTATGTTTATTTATTCGTGCATTATATGAAAAAGCAAGAGGGCAAAATGGTATTGATAAACTAAAAGACAATTTGGCTTCTTGTCTTTGGGATATAAACTCTTTGACTGGAAATATTAATTTTGATGAAGCTCATTTTAAAAGCGAGGTGGCTACAGATTTAGACAATCAAAGCTTGGAAAATATTTTTAAAGATAACTTAATTATTGATAAAGAGAGTAAAAAATTATCTTTATATGAGAAAAATTTTATATTATTTCAAAATAAAATTGATGAATTAGCAAAAGACAAACCTACGGAGTGGTTTAATTTTTGTTTATGTTTATTGCAAAATTGTGTAATTTTACCAATTGAATGCGATGGTCGTGATAAAGCTTTAAGAATTTTTAATACATTGAATAATAGAGGTGTCTCTTTAAGCCCAGCTGATATTTTTAAAGGATTGATTTTTACTAATAAAAATGATAAAGATAGGATGGAATTTGCAAAAGAGTGGAAAGCTTTAGAAAATCAAATTCAAAACTCAAGCTATCTTAAAAAAGAAGATATTAGTTTCTTATTTACTCAATATGAACACATCATTAGAGCGCAGTATAGTGAGGTTGATACAGTTATTCCTGGCGTGCTTGAGTTTTGGACTAAAAAAGATAAAGAAAACTCTAAAAATAAAAAAGCGAATTTTGCTGCAAATGAAGATTTATTAAATAAAGAAGAAACTTTTGAATTTATTAAACAATTGGGTGAGTTTTGGTGCAATCCTTATAATTATTTAAATCCACAAGCTCAAAAATATTTTGCGATTTTAAATGCCTTTCAAAATAGATTATGGCAAATGGTTGTAAGTGTGTGTTTTTATGAGTATAAAAAGAATAAAAATAGTGATATTTTTGATATAATCTTGCCGCAACTTGTAGCGTATAATGCATTGGGGCTTATATATGGAAAAGGTGGAAGTTCTGGATTATTCTGGGGTCTTATGAAAGCAAATGTAAATATTATTAGAGAAAATAAAAGAACAAATATTTTTGAGCCAAGTATAAATTTACCGGATTTAAAAATACCATCATTAGAAAATTTTATAGACTTCTCAAAAAAAGCTAGACCTCAGCAAATTCGCTATATTTTAGCTCTTTATGCTATTATGTATAATCAAAATCAAGTAATGGAATGGAACAAAGATAATAAAAATTATAGTTTAGTAAAAGCTGAGATTGAGCATATTTTTCCTAGAAATTGGCAAAATACAAATTATAATGGCTGGGATGAAAAAGAAGCACAAGAATATTTAGAACAAATTGGTAATAAAATGTTTTTAGAGAAAAAATTAAATATTCAGGCTGGAAATGGGTATTTTAATAAAAAGAAAGAGATATACAAAGATTCTTATTTTATAGAAGCACGAGATTTATCTGCAAGTTCACAAAAGGATTGGTTAAAATGCGATATAGAAAAAAGAAATAAGCAAATTTATGATGCATTTAGTAAATTTTTTACCAGTGTATTTTAA
- a CDS encoding bifunctional 3,4-dihydroxy-2-butanone 4-phosphate synthase/GTP cyclohydrolase II, which yields MAFERVLQAIDDIKNGKMIVMVDDEDRENEGDIVFAAAFSDVQKVNFMITHARGVLCTPLSKELADKFDLYPMVGTNTSSHETAFTISIDAKKATTGVSAYERDMTIKMLVDSATKADDFVRPGHIFPLIAKSGGVLERTGHTEGSIDLCRLAGLAPVSVICEIVNDDGTMARRDDLEKFCDKFNLNMVSIAEIIEYRLHHEKLISVDELGESQIAGKKAHKYSITDHLGNTHFAFTFGNINTKTNVKFHKIKDDIELLNSYKFNEFLSHIELLDSEGGILIFLAGNEDDSGLIKNYGIGAQILKYFGASDIEILSSSEFKEFVAISGFGLNILGQKSQ from the coding sequence ATGGCTTTTGAGAGAGTTTTGCAAGCTATAGATGATATAAAAAATGGCAAAATGATAGTCATGGTAGATGATGAAGATAGAGAAAATGAGGGCGATATAGTATTTGCTGCAGCCTTTAGCGATGTGCAAAAAGTCAATTTTATGATCACTCACGCTAGAGGTGTTTTATGTACCCCACTTAGTAAAGAGTTAGCTGATAAATTTGATCTATATCCTATGGTTGGAACAAATACTAGCTCTCATGAGACAGCATTTACTATTAGCATTGATGCTAAAAAGGCGACCACTGGAGTAAGCGCATATGAAAGAGATATGACAATTAAAATGTTAGTAGATAGTGCTACAAAGGCTGATGATTTTGTCCGTCCAGGTCATATATTTCCACTAATTGCTAAAAGTGGTGGCGTGTTAGAGCGAACTGGACATACTGAAGGCAGTATAGATCTATGTAGATTGGCTGGTCTTGCTCCAGTATCTGTAATCTGCGAGATAGTAAATGATGATGGTACGATGGCTAGACGCGATGATTTAGAAAAATTCTGCGATAAATTTAATCTAAATATGGTAAGCATAGCTGAGATTATAGAGTATCGCCTCCATCATGAAAAATTAATTAGTGTTGATGAGCTAGGAGAGTCGCAAATAGCTGGTAAAAAAGCACACAAATATAGCATAACAGATCATTTGGGTAATACGCATTTTGCTTTTACTTTTGGCAATATAAATACCAAAACAAATGTAAAATTTCATAAGATAAAAGATGATATAGAGCTTTTAAATTCATATAAATTTAATGAGTTTTTATCTCACATAGAACTACTAGATAGTGAAGGTGGAATACTGATATTTTTAGCCGGCAATGAAGATGATAGCGGACTTATTAAAAACTATGGTATAGGAGCGCAGATTTTAAAATACTTTGGTGCTAGCGATATTGAGATTTTAAGTTCGAGCGAATTTAAAGAGTTTGTAGCTATTAGTGGATTTGGGTTAAATATTTTAGGACAAAAATCACAATAA